GTGAAGATCTACCGCGTGGCGAAAGTCGTCAAGGGCGGTCGTAACTTCCGCTTCAGCGCGATAGTGGTGGTTGGCGATGGCAAAGGCCACGTCGGCGCCGCGATGGGCAAAGCGCGGGAAGTGCCTGATGCTATCCGCAAGGCGATTGACCGGGCAAAGCGCAACATGATCACCGTGCCGGTGGTCAGCACGACCGTGCCGCACGAAGTGCACGGCCGCTCCGGGTCGGCAGTCGTTTTGTTGAAGCCGGCTTCTCTGGGTACAGGTGTAGTAGCAGGTGGACCGGTTCGCGCCGTGGTTGAAGCGGCGGGAATTCAGAATATTCTCACAAAGTCGCTCGGTTCGAACAACGCCACGAACGTGGTGTGGGCGACGATGGATGGACTCCGGCAGCTCAAGACCGCCGAAGAAATCGCCACGTTGCGGAATCTGCCGGTAGCGTCGGTGCTCTAAGGGGGAAGGCGTAGGGTAGCGGCGAAACCGCTCCACCCTAGACGAGGAACATATCATGGACTTAAGCAGACTGAAATCGAGCCCAGGAGCACGCAAGACGCGTAAGCGCGTTGGACGCGGCCCAGGATCCGGCCTTGGCAAGACCTCGGGAAAAGGCCACAAAGGACAGCGCGCCCGTTC
This genomic interval from Candidatus Hydrogenedentota bacterium contains the following:
- the rpsE gene encoding 30S ribosomal protein S5, with protein sequence MSTAQGKREGRSERRPKAEQQESSLIESVVKIYRVAKVVKGGRNFRFSAIVVVGDGKGHVGAAMGKAREVPDAIRKAIDRAKRNMITVPVVSTTVPHEVHGRSGSAVVLLKPASLGTGVVAGGPVRAVVEAAGIQNILTKSLGSNNATNVVWATMDGLRQLKTAEEIATLRNLPVASVL